A region from the Stutzerimonas stutzeri genome encodes:
- a CDS encoding MBL fold metallo-hydrolase yields the protein MRIHHLNCGCMCPVGGRLFDGFSPGLTASLVCHCLLIETEQHGLVLVDTGFGSCDVLEPRKRLSAFFIALNNIKFERRFTAVEQIRQLGFAPQDVRHILLTHLDFDHAGGLEDFPEAQVHVLQREMDAARSTHSFVGHQRYRHAQWDGVRNWQFYEPGGDTWFGFQAVRELRGLPPEILLIPLTGHTHGHAGVALQCDDGWLLHAGDAYFYRDEVGQNERHCSPGLRLYQRMMEVDRPARLANQHRLWTLSLEHKHEVTLFCSHDAKELERMRAGAR from the coding sequence ATGCGTATTCATCACCTCAACTGCGGCTGCATGTGTCCGGTGGGAGGACGTTTGTTCGATGGCTTCAGTCCGGGACTGACCGCCAGTCTGGTGTGCCATTGTCTGCTGATCGAGACCGAGCAACACGGCCTGGTGCTGGTCGATACCGGCTTTGGCAGCTGCGACGTGCTGGAGCCACGCAAGCGCCTGAGCGCCTTCTTCATCGCGCTCAACAACATCAAGTTCGAACGCCGCTTCACCGCAGTGGAGCAGATACGCCAGCTGGGTTTCGCCCCGCAAGACGTCCGGCATATTCTTCTGACGCACCTGGATTTCGATCACGCTGGCGGCTTGGAGGATTTCCCCGAGGCGCAGGTTCACGTGCTGCAACGCGAAATGGACGCGGCGCGCTCTACCCACAGCTTCGTAGGCCACCAACGCTATCGCCATGCGCAATGGGATGGCGTGCGCAACTGGCAGTTCTACGAGCCGGGTGGCGATACCTGGTTCGGCTTTCAGGCCGTCAGGGAATTGCGCGGTTTGCCGCCGGAGATTCTGTTGATTCCGCTGACAGGGCATACACACGGCCATGCCGGCGTCGCGCTGCAGTGCGACGACGGTTGGCTGCTGCATGCCGGTGACGCCTATTTCTATCGCGACGAAGTGGGCCAGAACGAGCGCCACTGCTCGCCGGGGCTGCGGCTTTATCAGCGCATGATGGAAGTGGATCGCCCGGCGCGCCTGGCCAACCAGCACCGGCTCTGGACCCTGTCGCTGGAGCACAAGCACGAGGTGACGCTGTTCTGCAGCCACGATGCCAAGGAGCTCGAGCGCATGCGTGCGGGGGCGCGCTGA
- a CDS encoding CheR family methyltransferase — MPDRNQAIELKLLIEAIYLRYSYDFRDYSGASLKRRILLALKQLQCDSISELQRKILYEPQVFMELLQYLTIPVSEMFRDPSYFLALREQVVPVLRTYPSLKVWIAGCSTGEEVYSMAILLKEEGLLDRTILYATDINPRSLEQARRGIFDIGDMRQYTENYQRAGGKQSLSNYYTAAYDSAIMDKSLKDKITFADHSLATDSVFAETQLISCRNVLIYFNKPLQDRAFGLFHDSLCHRGFLGLGSKETVELSGYAGRYEAFDKQERIFRKL; from the coding sequence ATGCCGGACCGCAACCAGGCCATCGAACTGAAGCTGCTGATCGAAGCGATCTATCTGCGCTACAGCTACGATTTCCGCGACTACTCCGGCGCCTCGCTCAAGCGCCGGATATTGCTGGCGCTCAAGCAACTGCAATGCGACAGCATCTCCGAGCTGCAACGCAAGATCCTCTATGAGCCTCAGGTGTTCATGGAGCTGCTGCAGTACCTCACCATCCCGGTGAGCGAGATGTTTCGTGATCCAAGTTATTTTCTGGCGCTGCGCGAGCAGGTGGTTCCGGTGCTGCGAACCTATCCCTCGCTGAAGGTATGGATCGCCGGCTGCAGCACCGGAGAAGAGGTCTACTCGATGGCCATTCTCCTCAAGGAGGAGGGCTTGCTCGATCGCACCATCCTCTATGCGACCGACATCAATCCGCGCTCGCTGGAGCAGGCGCGCCGAGGCATCTTCGATATCGGCGATATGCGCCAGTACACCGAAAATTATCAGCGTGCCGGCGGCAAACAGAGCCTGAGCAATTACTATACGGCGGCTTATGACTCGGCGATCATGGATAAGTCATTGAAAGATAAGATAACTTTTGCCGATCATAGTCTCGCGACGGACAGCGTCTTCGCCGAAACCCAACTGATTTCGTGCCGCAACGTTCTGATCTATTTCAACAAGCCCCTGCAGGACCGTGCCTTTGGCCTGTTCCATGATTCCCTCTGCCATCGTGGTTTTCTTGGGTTGGGCAGCAAGGAAACCGTGGAGCTCTCCGGCTACGCTGGACGCTACGAAGCGTTCGACAAGCAGGAGAGGATCTTCCGCAAGCTATGA
- a CDS encoding NfeD family protein: MFSRVHCPPTWLSALLLMGWLLLAGAAQAAAPVTVLRLDGIVGPASADYVVGGIRHAAQTDSQLLVLQLDTPGGLDSSMRAIIKEILASPVPIAAHVTPSGARAASAGTYMLYASHVAAMSPGTNLGAATPVQIGGTPAAPPDDPPDKQAPAGEDGDAMSRKQVNDASAYIRGLAQLRERNAEWAEQAVREAVSLSASEALELQVVDYIAVDLADLLRQLDGKTLQTRTGERTLHTADATLDRYDPDWRVRLLAVITNPSVALILMMIGVYGLIFEFSNPGTGAGGVVGGICLLLALYSLQLLPVSYAGVALILLGLGFMIAEAFIPSFGVLGLGGIVAFITGAVILFDTDVPGYGIPLSLIGTLAVVSALLLFAIVSMALKARRQRLVSGDAELVGSLVTVTRIKANDSAHGWVQLQGEHWQVVSPTPLRPGQRVRIMARRGLLLDVTAADAPPTEKR; the protein is encoded by the coding sequence ATGTTCAGCCGCGTTCACTGTCCGCCAACCTGGCTGTCGGCGCTGCTGCTGATGGGATGGCTGCTCCTCGCGGGTGCGGCCCAGGCGGCAGCGCCGGTCACGGTCCTGCGGCTCGACGGGATCGTTGGGCCGGCCAGTGCCGATTATGTCGTCGGCGGCATTCGGCACGCCGCACAGACCGATTCCCAATTGCTGGTGCTGCAGCTCGATACGCCCGGCGGCCTGGACAGCTCGATGCGCGCGATCATCAAGGAAATCCTCGCCAGCCCCGTACCGATCGCCGCCCATGTCACGCCCAGCGGGGCACGCGCCGCCAGCGCCGGCACCTACATGCTCTATGCCAGCCACGTCGCCGCAATGAGCCCGGGCACCAACCTCGGCGCCGCTACCCCCGTGCAGATCGGCGGTACGCCCGCCGCGCCGCCGGATGACCCACCGGACAAGCAAGCGCCAGCAGGCGAAGACGGCGACGCCATGAGCCGCAAGCAGGTCAACGATGCGTCCGCCTACATTCGCGGACTGGCGCAATTGCGCGAGCGCAACGCCGAGTGGGCCGAGCAGGCCGTGCGCGAGGCGGTCAGCCTGTCGGCCAGCGAGGCGCTGGAACTCCAGGTGGTCGATTACATCGCGGTGGATCTCGCTGACCTGCTGCGTCAGCTCGACGGCAAGACCCTGCAGACCCGTACAGGAGAACGGACGCTGCACACCGCCGACGCCACCCTGGATCGCTACGATCCGGACTGGCGGGTGCGCCTGCTGGCGGTGATCACCAACCCCAGCGTGGCGCTGATCCTGATGATGATCGGCGTCTATGGTCTGATCTTCGAGTTCTCCAATCCCGGCACCGGCGCGGGTGGTGTGGTCGGCGGCATCTGCCTGTTGCTGGCGCTGTACTCGCTGCAGCTGCTGCCGGTGAGCTATGCCGGCGTGGCGCTGATCCTGCTGGGGCTCGGCTTCATGATCGCCGAGGCGTTCATTCCCAGCTTCGGCGTACTCGGCCTGGGCGGAATCGTCGCCTTCATCACCGGCGCGGTGATCCTGTTCGATACCGATGTGCCGGGCTACGGCATTCCATTGAGCTTGATCGGCACCCTGGCAGTGGTCAGCGCGCTGCTGTTGTTTGCCATCGTCAGTATGGCGCTCAAGGCGCGCCGGCAACGCCTGGTCAGCGGCGATGCCGAGCTGGTCGGCAGCCTGGTGACGGTGACCCGCATCAAGGCGAACGATTCCGCCCACGGCTGGGTGCAGCTGCAGGGCGAACACTGGCAGGTGGTGAGCCCGACGCCCCTGCGGCCCGGTCAACGGGTCCGCATCATGGCCAGACGCGGACTGCTATTGGACGTCACCGCGGCCGACGCGCCGCCAACCGAGAAGAGGTGA
- the treF gene encoding alpha,alpha-trehalase TreF yields MTDTDPSPFDYDTRAVSAADTLTPADRYQELFVAVQTQRVFPDSKTFVDCAPRQHPERILEAYRARNQEPGFDLKCFVHEHFEVYQRKPTEFVADPDNSLSEHIDRLWPVLTRQPRKHPEFSSLLPLPHDYVVPGGRFTEMYYWDSYFTMLGLDESGHCELLRSMADNFAYLIDTYGHVPNGNRSYYLSRSQPPVFALMTDLFEESGVHKAHDYLPQLRKEHAFWTEGGDQLRPGETHRRCVCLADGSVLNRYWDERDTPREESYLEDVETARSSSRPAHEVYRDLRAGAESGWDFSSRWLGDPQRLSSIRTTKIVPIDLNCFLYHLERQICRLSEAKGWHSCAEEFRQRAQARIAAIDRYLWNEQQGAYFDYDWSLGQPRDNLTAATLTPLFVKLASEQQAARVADVVRDRLLAPGGLSTTEMSGTGEQWDRPNGWAPLQWIGIRGLQYYGHDALALQIEERWLKIVSLLYERDSKLVEKYVLRPSAEHAGGGEYPLQDGFGWTNGVTRKLMQEDPTHEAHRCRAGQCRPEWADSMDDQS; encoded by the coding sequence ATGACCGATACCGATCCGAGCCCCTTCGATTACGACACCCGTGCGGTTTCCGCGGCGGATACCCTGACCCCGGCAGACCGTTACCAGGAACTGTTCGTCGCGGTGCAGACGCAGCGCGTATTCCCGGACAGCAAGACCTTCGTCGACTGCGCCCCGCGGCAGCATCCCGAGCGAATTCTCGAGGCCTATCGGGCGCGCAACCAGGAGCCGGGTTTCGACCTGAAATGCTTCGTGCATGAGCATTTCGAGGTCTACCAGCGTAAGCCGACCGAGTTCGTCGCCGATCCGGACAACAGCCTGAGCGAACACATCGATCGGCTGTGGCCGGTCCTGACCCGCCAGCCGCGAAAGCACCCGGAGTTCTCCTCGCTGTTGCCGTTGCCTCACGACTACGTGGTGCCTGGCGGCCGTTTCACCGAGATGTACTACTGGGATTCCTATTTCACGATGCTCGGCCTGGATGAGAGCGGGCACTGCGAACTGTTGCGGTCCATGGCCGACAACTTCGCCTACCTGATCGACACCTACGGCCACGTGCCCAACGGCAACCGCTCCTACTACCTGAGCCGCTCGCAGCCGCCGGTGTTCGCGCTGATGACCGATCTGTTCGAAGAGTCGGGCGTGCACAAGGCCCACGACTATCTTCCGCAGCTGCGCAAGGAGCATGCCTTCTGGACCGAGGGCGGCGACCAGTTGCGGCCCGGCGAAACCCACCGCCGCTGCGTCTGCCTGGCCGACGGCAGCGTCCTCAACCGCTACTGGGACGAGCGCGACACGCCGCGCGAGGAGTCCTATCTCGAGGATGTCGAGACGGCCCGCTCTTCAAGCCGGCCCGCCCATGAGGTCTATCGCGACTTGCGCGCCGGGGCCGAGTCGGGCTGGGATTTCAGTTCACGCTGGCTGGGCGACCCGCAGCGCCTGTCGAGCATTCGCACCACCAAGATCGTCCCGATCGACCTGAATTGCTTTCTCTACCACCTCGAGCGCCAGATCTGCCGCCTCAGCGAGGCGAAAGGCTGGCACTCCTGTGCCGAAGAGTTTCGTCAGCGGGCACAAGCGCGTATCGCCGCGATCGATCGTTACCTGTGGAACGAGCAACAGGGGGCCTACTTCGACTACGACTGGTCACTCGGCCAGCCGCGCGACAACCTCACCGCGGCTACGTTGACGCCGCTGTTCGTCAAGCTCGCCAGCGAGCAGCAGGCGGCCCGGGTTGCCGATGTCGTCCGTGACCGATTGCTGGCGCCGGGGGGATTGTCGACCACCGAGATGAGCGGTACCGGCGAGCAGTGGGATCGCCCCAACGGCTGGGCGCCCTTGCAGTGGATCGGCATTCGCGGCCTGCAATATTACGGTCATGACGCGCTGGCGCTGCAGATCGAGGAGCGCTGGCTGAAGATCGTGTCGCTGCTCTACGAGCGGGATAGCAAGTTGGTGGAAAAGTACGTGCTGCGCCCCAGTGCCGAGCATGCCGGTGGTGGCGAGTACCCCTTGCAGGACGGTTTCGGCTGGACCAATGGCGTGACCCGCAAACTGATGCAGGAAGACCCGACCCACGAGGCCCACCGCTGCCGCGCGGGGCAATGCCGGCCGGAATGGGCTGATTCGATGGATGATCAGAGTTGA
- a CDS encoding YqaE/Pmp3 family membrane protein → MDLIRIIIAILLPPLGVFLQVGFAGAFWLNILLTLLGYIPGIIHAVWVIARR, encoded by the coding sequence ATGGACCTGATTCGAATCATCATCGCGATACTTTTGCCCCCGCTGGGCGTGTTCCTGCAAGTCGGTTTTGCTGGGGCCTTCTGGCTGAATATCTTGCTGACGCTGTTGGGCTATATTCCGGGCATCATTCACGCGGTGTGGGTCATCGCGCGACGCTGA
- a CDS encoding response regulator — protein sequence MGDSFIDQNHFRRVLNRNVAVPLGFGFLSAFFFSVIVYFLLNVSHWVERSVLGVSYAHEMLKEIGELEASMRGYLIAGDEVFLQPYRTNLPAFAEQLRKIKGYSSDDPVQRGRVARVEQLHHQWVDFAEQAIARRAKNESVIDYVRSRRGLELKEEQRQLLNEFIAYERQVRGERTDTAEMISTVLIGGFLLFSLIFSGLLGYFGRRDLLSLSDSYAESLARQQAHAQALEKQAWYRTGQTQLSESMIGEQALPTLGQNVLSFLSRYLDVAVGALYVTQDGKLQRVAEFGWDKETLNSGRTLELGEGLVGQVALERRMMLLDSVPPGYLKVRSALGNADAQSVLVAPIEDSGMLNAVLEIGFLRPLQDEDSELLRRVGESIGSAIEAARYRQRLQRALAETQQLNEELQVQQEELRAANEELEEQSNALRESQAHMEEQQAELEQTNEQLATQTLELARQRDETDLKNTRLHEVQLLLEERAEELQRASRYKSEFLANMSHELRTPLNSSLILAKLLADNPEGNLSDDQVQFARSIYSAGNDLLHLINDILDIAKVEAGKLDVHPELVSLARMMDGLKSLFLAQALDKSLRFEVELGDGLPASLYSDRQRLEQILKNLLSNAFKFTEQGSITLRVTRHDDRQLAFAVHDSGIGIPDDQQAVIFEAFRQADGTTNRRYGGTGLGLSISRELAQLLGGTIEVSSEPGAGSVFTLIVPETYSEPVSPMPTEPEPIVMQESPAPAALPASTLRQDEPAVPVLADDRSAAAASERSVLVIEDDPQFACILRDLARELKYSCLIAQNADAGFDTAVEYRPDAILLDMRLPDHSGLTVLERLKENPITRHIPVHIVSVEDRKEAALQMGAIGYALKPASRDDLKQVFDRLEAKLAQKVKRILLVEDDARQRESVSRLIEDVDIEITAVEFGEQALELLHSTVFDCMIIDLKLPDMDGHELLERMAREEICSFPPVIVYTGRNLTRDEEAALLKYSRSIIIKGARSPERLLDEVTLFLHKVESDMPLERQQMLKSVRSREKAFEGRKVLVVDDDVRNVFALTSALEQKGALIEIARNGHEAITQLREVGDIDLVLMDIMMPEMDGFTAMQEIRKDKRFAKLPIIAVTAKAMKDDQDRCLLAGANDYLAKPIDLDRLFSLIRVWLPKVELL from the coding sequence ATGGGCGACTCTTTCATCGATCAGAATCACTTCCGGCGCGTCCTGAACCGCAACGTGGCGGTTCCTCTGGGCTTCGGTTTCCTCAGCGCGTTTTTCTTCAGCGTCATCGTCTATTTCCTGCTGAACGTCAGCCACTGGGTGGAGCGCTCGGTGCTGGGCGTTTCCTATGCGCACGAGATGCTGAAAGAGATAGGCGAACTGGAGGCTTCGATGCGCGGCTATCTTATCGCCGGCGACGAGGTGTTCCTGCAGCCTTATCGAACCAACCTGCCGGCGTTCGCCGAACAGCTGCGCAAGATCAAAGGCTACTCGAGCGATGATCCGGTACAGCGGGGACGCGTTGCGCGCGTTGAGCAGCTGCACCACCAATGGGTGGACTTTGCCGAGCAGGCGATCGCCCGTCGTGCGAAGAACGAATCCGTAATCGACTATGTGCGCAGCCGCCGCGGGCTGGAGCTGAAGGAAGAGCAGCGCCAGTTGCTCAACGAATTCATCGCCTACGAACGGCAGGTCAGAGGCGAGCGCACCGATACGGCGGAAATGATCTCCACGGTGCTGATTGGCGGCTTCCTGCTGTTCAGCCTGATTTTCAGCGGATTGCTGGGCTATTTCGGGCGCCGCGACCTGCTGAGCCTGTCTGACAGCTACGCCGAATCCCTCGCCAGGCAGCAGGCTCATGCTCAGGCGCTGGAAAAGCAGGCCTGGTATCGCACCGGCCAGACCCAGCTCAGCGAGTCGATGATCGGCGAGCAGGCGCTGCCGACCCTGGGGCAGAACGTGCTCAGCTTTCTTTCACGCTACCTCGACGTGGCGGTGGGCGCGCTGTACGTGACACAGGACGGCAAATTGCAGCGCGTCGCCGAGTTTGGCTGGGACAAGGAAACGCTCAACAGCGGTCGTACCCTCGAGCTGGGCGAGGGGCTGGTGGGGCAGGTGGCGCTGGAGCGTCGCATGATGCTGCTCGACAGCGTTCCGCCCGGCTATCTGAAGGTGCGATCCGCCCTGGGCAACGCCGATGCCCAGTCGGTACTGGTCGCGCCGATCGAAGACAGCGGCATGCTCAACGCTGTGCTGGAGATAGGATTTCTGCGGCCGTTGCAGGACGAGGACAGCGAGCTGCTGCGTCGCGTCGGTGAAAGCATCGGTTCGGCCATCGAGGCCGCACGTTATCGCCAGCGCCTGCAGCGGGCCTTGGCCGAAACCCAGCAGCTCAACGAAGAGCTGCAAGTGCAACAAGAAGAGCTGCGCGCCGCCAACGAGGAGCTGGAGGAGCAGTCCAACGCCCTGCGTGAGTCCCAGGCGCACATGGAAGAGCAGCAGGCCGAGCTGGAGCAGACCAACGAGCAGCTCGCCACGCAGACCTTGGAGCTCGCCCGTCAGCGTGATGAGACGGACCTGAAGAACACTCGCCTGCACGAGGTGCAGTTGCTGCTCGAGGAGCGTGCCGAGGAACTGCAGCGAGCCAGTCGCTACAAGTCCGAGTTTCTGGCCAACATGTCGCACGAGTTGCGCACGCCGCTGAACAGTTCGCTGATCCTGGCCAAGCTGCTGGCCGACAATCCGGAGGGCAACCTGAGCGACGATCAGGTGCAGTTCGCCCGTTCCATCTATTCGGCCGGCAACGACCTGCTCCACCTGATCAACGATATCCTCGACATTGCCAAGGTCGAAGCCGGCAAGCTCGATGTGCACCCCGAACTGGTATCGCTGGCGCGGATGATGGACGGCCTGAAAAGCCTGTTTCTGGCTCAAGCACTCGACAAGTCGCTGCGGTTCGAGGTGGAGCTCGGTGATGGGCTGCCGGCGAGCCTGTACAGCGATCGCCAGCGGCTCGAGCAGATCCTCAAGAACCTGCTGTCCAACGCGTTCAAGTTCACCGAGCAGGGCTCGATCACCCTGCGGGTGACCCGCCATGACGATCGCCAGCTGGCCTTTGCTGTCCATGATTCGGGCATCGGCATCCCCGACGATCAGCAGGCGGTGATCTTCGAGGCGTTCCGTCAGGCAGACGGAACCACCAACCGGCGCTACGGTGGCACCGGTCTCGGACTGTCGATCTCCCGCGAGCTGGCCCAGTTGCTGGGCGGTACCATCGAAGTCAGCAGCGAACCGGGCGCCGGCAGCGTGTTCACGCTGATCGTTCCGGAGACCTACAGCGAACCGGTCTCACCGATGCCGACCGAGCCCGAACCGATCGTGATGCAGGAGTCCCCCGCACCCGCTGCGCTTCCGGCATCCACGCTGCGGCAAGACGAGCCCGCGGTCCCTGTGCTGGCCGATGATCGCAGCGCTGCGGCCGCCAGCGAGCGCTCGGTACTGGTCATCGAAGACGATCCCCAGTTCGCCTGCATCCTGCGCGACCTCGCACGGGAGCTGAAATACAGCTGCCTGATCGCGCAAAACGCCGATGCCGGCTTCGACACCGCTGTCGAATACCGACCCGATGCGATCCTGCTGGACATGCGCCTGCCCGATCACTCGGGCCTCACCGTGCTCGAACGGCTAAAGGAAAACCCCATCACCCGTCACATACCGGTGCACATCGTCTCGGTGGAGGATCGCAAGGAGGCTGCCCTGCAGATGGGCGCGATCGGCTATGCGCTCAAGCCGGCTAGCCGAGACGATCTCAAGCAGGTGTTCGATCGGCTGGAGGCGAAGTTGGCGCAGAAGGTCAAGCGCATCCTGCTGGTCGAAGACGACGCCCGGCAGCGCGAAAGCGTGTCGCGGTTGATCGAGGACGTCGACATCGAGATCACCGCCGTCGAATTTGGCGAACAGGCGCTCGAGTTGCTGCACTCGACCGTTTTCGATTGCATGATCATCGACCTCAAGCTGCCCGACATGGACGGCCACGAGTTGCTCGAACGCATGGCACGGGAGGAGATCTGCTCGTTCCCGCCGGTCATCGTGTATACCGGACGCAACCTGACCCGCGATGAAGAAGCGGCGCTGCTGAAGTATTCGCGCTCGATCATTATCAAAGGCGCGCGCTCGCCGGAACGTCTGCTGGACGAGGTCACGCTGTTCCTGCACAAGGTCGAGTCGGACATGCCATTGGAGCGGCAGCAGATGCTCAAAAGCGTGCGCAGCCGTGAAAAGGCCTTCGAAGGTCGCAAGGTGCTGGTGGTCGACGATGACGTGCGCAACGTATTCGCCTTGACCAGCGCGCTGGAGCAGAAGGGTGCGCTGATCGAGATCGCCCGCAACGGCCATGAGGCGATTACCCAGCTGCGCGAAGTGGGAGACATCGACCTGGTGCTGATGGACATCATGATGCCCGAGATGGACGGCTTCACGGCCATGCAGGAGATCCGCAAGGACAAACGCTTCGCCAAGCTGCCAATCATTGCGGTCACCGCCAAGGCCATGAAGGACGATCAGGATCGTTGTCTGCTCGCCGGGGCCAACGACTATCTGGCCAAGCCCATCGATCTGGATCGTCTGTTCTCGCTTATTCGCGTGTGGCTACCAAAAGTGGAGCTGCTGTGA
- a CDS encoding slipin family protein: MGFEMSFIAVLVLLIALLASAFRILREYERGVVFQLGRFWKVKGPGLILVIPGLQQMVRVDLRTLVLDVPTQDVISRDNVSVKVNAVVYYRVLDAEKAIIQVEDYHSATSQLAQTTLRAVLGKHDLDDMLAEREQLNNDIQQVLDAQTDAWGIKVANVEIKHVDLDESMIRAIARQAEAERERRAKVIHAEGELQASEKLMQAAEMLGRQPGAMQLRYMQTLSNIAGDKNSTIVFPLPMELLQGLDKLTRKSE; encoded by the coding sequence ATGGGTTTCGAAATGAGCTTCATCGCCGTGCTGGTGCTGCTGATAGCGCTACTGGCATCGGCGTTCCGCATTCTGCGTGAGTACGAACGCGGGGTGGTGTTCCAGCTGGGCCGCTTCTGGAAGGTCAAGGGGCCGGGGCTGATCCTGGTGATACCCGGTCTGCAGCAGATGGTGCGAGTCGACCTGCGCACGCTGGTACTGGACGTACCGACCCAGGACGTGATCTCGCGCGACAACGTCTCGGTCAAGGTCAACGCCGTGGTCTATTACCGCGTTCTGGATGCCGAGAAGGCGATCATCCAGGTCGAGGACTATCACTCGGCGACCAGCCAGCTGGCTCAGACCACCCTGCGCGCCGTGCTCGGCAAGCACGATCTGGACGACATGCTGGCCGAGCGCGAACAGCTCAACAACGACATCCAGCAGGTGCTCGACGCGCAGACCGATGCCTGGGGCATCAAGGTGGCCAACGTCGAGATCAAGCACGTGGATCTGGATGAGTCGATGATCCGCGCCATCGCCCGCCAGGCTGAGGCGGAACGCGAGCGGCGCGCCAAGGTCATTCATGCAGAGGGCGAACTGCAAGCCTCGGAAAAACTGATGCAAGCGGCCGAGATGCTCGGCCGCCAACCTGGCGCCATGCAACTGCGCTACATGCAGACGCTGAGCAACATCGCCGGCGACAAGAACTCCACCATTGTCTTCCCGCTGCCCATGGAACTGTTGCAGGGGCTGGACAAACTCACCAGGAAATCCGAGTAG
- a CDS encoding chemotaxis protein CheB, with the protein MKHQAAGIPVRSPRPIDAVVIGASAGGLAALSMLVDGLPGTLRQALLVVQHVPAGRPTQLAEIFQRRTALRVKEADDKETVRTGTLYFAAPGYHLLVETDLSLSLSQDEAIHFSRPSIDVLFESAADAWGERLAGVLLTGANEDGAAGLEAIKQAGGISIVQDPEEAEVPTMPLAALQRFAPDYILPLRDIHRLLRELE; encoded by the coding sequence ATGAAACACCAGGCCGCCGGCATTCCAGTCCGTTCCCCTCGACCGATAGACGCGGTGGTGATCGGCGCCTCTGCGGGCGGCCTGGCTGCGTTGAGCATGCTGGTCGACGGGCTGCCAGGCACTCTGCGCCAGGCGCTGCTGGTGGTTCAGCATGTACCGGCGGGCAGGCCGACCCAGTTGGCCGAGATCTTTCAGCGCAGGACGGCGCTGCGGGTCAAGGAGGCCGATGACAAGGAGACGGTGCGCACCGGCACCCTGTATTTCGCCGCGCCCGGGTACCACTTGCTGGTGGAAACGGACCTGAGCCTGTCGCTCAGCCAGGACGAGGCGATACATTTCTCCCGTCCCTCGATCGATGTGCTCTTCGAGTCGGCCGCCGACGCCTGGGGCGAGCGCCTTGCCGGGGTTTTGCTGACCGGTGCCAACGAGGACGGCGCGGCCGGTCTGGAGGCGATCAAACAGGCTGGCGGCATCAGCATCGTCCAGGATCCAGAAGAGGCCGAAGTGCCAACCATGCCGCTTGCTGCACTCCAGCGCTTTGCGCCGGATTATATTTTGCCCCTGCGCGATATCCATCGACTGTTGCGCGAACTGGAGTGA
- a CDS encoding LEA type 2 family protein produces the protein MRRIPSYLALLSVLLLVLSGCAAFSQRDPLNVQVAGIQPLPGEGLELRMNVKLRIQNPNDMALDYNGVALDLEVNGRRLASGVSDARGSVPRFGETVLSVPVTVSAFSAARQALGLAEHIGLDEVPYVLRGKLAGGLFGTQRFVEKGTLELPDTLASPYRRTP, from the coding sequence ATGCGCCGAATCCCATCGTACCTTGCGCTGTTGTCAGTGCTGTTGCTGGTCCTGTCGGGCTGTGCGGCGTTCAGCCAACGCGATCCGCTCAACGTCCAGGTCGCCGGCATCCAGCCATTGCCCGGCGAAGGGCTGGAACTGCGCATGAACGTCAAGCTGAGGATCCAGAATCCCAACGACATGGCGCTCGACTACAACGGCGTGGCGCTGGATCTGGAAGTCAACGGTCGGCGCCTGGCCAGTGGAGTCAGCGATGCGCGTGGCAGCGTGCCGCGCTTTGGCGAGACCGTGCTCAGCGTGCCGGTGACCGTCTCGGCATTTTCCGCCGCCCGCCAGGCGCTGGGGCTGGCCGAGCACATCGGGCTCGACGAAGTCCCTTACGTGTTGCGCGGCAAGCTGGCCGGAGGCCTGTTCGGTACCCAGCGTTTCGTCGAGAAAGGCACCCTGGAGTTGCCCGATACGCTGGCAAGTCCCTATCGACGCACGCCCTGA